A DNA window from Hydractinia symbiolongicarpus strain clone_291-10 chromosome 6, HSymV2.1, whole genome shotgun sequence contains the following coding sequences:
- the LOC130647367 gene encoding orexin receptor type 2-like, whose translation MGNNTNITLGLPKENFLFRKTSLCFVLITSVFGNVLLLALLIRIRGFRLLVSKLVLNMTLCNLLLVIIWIPVDLHLLFNSSNKFPLASFGCKTLPAIATCCYTASIFTLVAIAFERWYAITRPFKAAMGKARVQSTFLWIYFVTFPCVYPVFHASSLATNGECYENMSLKYRQMYTLCLFGVQYIFPVLIMTFLYTMSWKKHFSSRKVFPRLEAGSSSVSEGNAKNSNYLMHRRLKQNFELLKTFTAIVVIFIITALPIQVLWILVDFTNHSWPMMLSDMISITKYANCVVNPWLYGRLNKNFRKDFKQLILNHRRT comes from the coding sequence ATGGGAAACAACACGAATATAACTTTGGGTTTGCCAaaagagaattttttatttCGAAAAACATCCctatgttttgttttaattacAAGTGTATTTGGAAACGTGCTTTTGCTCGCATTATTGATCCGAATACGAGGTTTTCGACTGCTTGTTAGCAAGTTAGTTCTGAATATGACACTGTGCAATCTTTTACTTGTAATAATATGGATACCAGTGGATCTCCACCTTTTATTTAATTCATCGAATAAATTTCCTTTGGCTAGTTTTGGCTGTAAAACGTTACCGGCAATCGCAACCTGCTGTTATACTGCATCAATATTTACCTTAGTGGCAATTGCCTTTGAAAGATGGTATGCAATCACCAGACCATTTAAAGCTGCAATGGGTAAAGCAAGAGTTCAGTCTACATTTCTATGGATTTACTTTGTCACCTTCCCCTGTGTGTATCCCGTCTTTCATGCTTCATCGCTGGCAACAAATGGTGAATGTTACGAGAACATGTCTTTGAAATATCGACAAATGTACACTCTCTGCTTGTTCGGTGTGCAATATATTTTTCCAGTTCTGATCATGACCTTTTTGTATACTATGTCCTGGAAGAAACATTTTTCTTCGCGAAAAGTATTTCCAAGACTAGAAGCAGGTAGCAGTTCAGTATCGGAGGGCAATGCAAAAAATTCCAACTATCTTATGCATCGTAGGTTAAAGCAGAACTTcgaacttttaaaaacatttactgccattgttgtcatttttattATCACTGCGCTCCCTATTCAAGTGTTATGGATTTTAGTCGACTTCACAAACCATAGTTGGCCAATGATGTTGAGCGATATGATTAGTATTACGAAATACGCTAACTGTGTTGTGAATCCCTGGTTGTACGGAcgtctaaataaaaattttaggaaGGACTTTAAGCAGTTAATTTTAAATCACCGGCGTACTTAG